A genomic stretch from Clavelina lepadiformis chromosome 5, kaClaLepa1.1, whole genome shotgun sequence includes:
- the LOC143459913 gene encoding UPF0598 protein CG30010-like produces MLMLRNFLSFKVFSICGRKSFSSASYVQGQSPKTNTREYFYYIDHQGQLFLDDAKVKNFISCFQDKEFLAFFFRRIRINNTGRYENEFPYVSRCGKEKNYIRCDDVPIVYTHILDKETSSKKSYHLSYGNTGDILTVPFEPEKICMLPESCRVYHPAPERTGGIGLVKSKLAIQLSQYFSYDHQTDKEFVLPPTKFTWQGKTYDLTNDLLHIPRIGKF; encoded by the exons ATGCTAATGCTCCGGAATTTTCTGAGTTTCAAGGTCTTTAGTATTTGTGGAAGAAAGAGTTTTTCTTCAGCATCGTATGTACAAGGCCAGTCGCCCAAAACCAATACTCGGGAATACTTTTACTACATTGATCATCAAGGACAACTTTTCCTAGATGAcgcaaaagttaaaaattttatttcctgCTTTCAAGATAAGGAATTTCTTGCCTTTTTCTTTCGTAGGATTCGAATAAATAACACTGGTCGTTACGAAAATGAATTTCCATATGTTTCACGTTGTGGCAAGGAAAAGAATTACATAAG ATGTGATGATGTTCCCATTGTTTATACACATATTTTAGACAAAGAAACGTCATCCAAGAAATCATATCATTTGTCATACGGAAACACTGGTGACATATTGACTGTACCTTTTGAACCGGAGAAGATTTGCATGCTACCAGAAAGCTGCCGTGTCTATCATCCTGCTCCAGAAAGGACCGGAGGGATTGGTTTAGTTAAATCAAAACTTGCTATTCAGCTTAGTCAATATTTTTCATATGATCATCAAACCGATAAAGAGTTTGTGTTGCCGCCAACAAAGTTTACTTGGCAGGGGAAAACATATGATTTAACAAACGATTTGCTTCACATACCACGAATTGGAAAATTCtga
- the LOC143459911 gene encoding evolutionarily conserved signaling intermediate in Toll pathway, mitochondrial-like: MAEFRRLSYSLIKYRCLIGLCPLFSKTAQTQNLTPCLCRYKLQRRIPSRYVHTRSLVLSQYMKSQPSRDDTEIDIVSEEEKESRLETVQELVDNEEDDSALLEFYVNKAQNEMDYMDDVDYHDIENVNKRLFFKIVDVWLKDVGSAKRGHRDFVQTLLNSLSRFDVECDISAYVKLLDCFPDGKHTGLKRDHWYWSGFADKISDHLLGQQLMFVINEHGAIPNDQLFNKTTDLFGRFSPVTLKARSLLFWYPRMVAHSPHPISIADFKKLTPTELAFNGLRQINPGVDCHYHNFAVDKSRCKEVIDSDKIDSIISCQSEKQKEQLAQHDLSIPVYIEGPFVVYYRLKKVQYYVMRANPSQAKVEEPQNQRTTIVSDKEWWSQFYGVDYQTSKPYCGKTLQFYPEEDFFPTVDIVDGYGDKKSEEISLIDSDTQSAEGPVYAIACTDYSSPVALQSWVRGLILDNPVLREASVVFREEQSFMLNAPKDDPNESDYENIDIRDI; the protein is encoded by the coding sequence ATGGCTGAATTCAGAAGGCTATCATACAGCTTAATTAAATATAGATGTCTAATTGGTTTATGTCCACTGTTTTCGAAGACAGCGCAAACTCAAAATCTAACACCATGTTTATGTCGCTATAAACTGCAAAGAAGAATTCCTTCAAGATATGTCCACACAAGAAGCTTGGTGTTGTCACAGTACATGAAGTCACAGCCAAGCAGAGATGATACAGAAATTGACATTGTATCAGAAGAAGAGAAAGAGTCGAGACTGGAAACAGTCCAGGAGCTTGTTGACAATGAAGAAGATGATTCAGCTTTGTTGGAATTTTATGTAAACAAAGCACAAAATGAGATGGATTATATGGATGATGTGGATTACCACGACATAGAAAACGTAAACAAAAGACTCTTCTTTAAAATAGTTGACGTTTGGCTGAAGGATGTTGGCTCAGCAAAACGTGGCCATAGAGATTTTGTTCAAACGTTATTAAATTCCCTTAGTCGTTTTGATGTTGAATGTGACATCAGTGCTTATGTTAAATTACTTGATTGTTTTCCTGATGGCAAACACACAGGCCTTAAGCGTGACCATTGGTACTGGTCAGGTTTTGCAGACAAAATAAGTGACCACCTTCTGGGTCAACAATTAATGTTTGTCATTAACGAGCATGGGGCGATACCAAATGATCAGTTATTCAATAAAACCACAGATTTGTTCGGACGTTTTAGTCCGGTGACACTAAAAGCCAGATCCTTGCTCTTTTGGTATCCAAGGATGGTAGCACACAGTCCTCATCCGATAAGCATAGCTGATTTCAAGAAACTTACACCAACTGAACTTGCTTTTAATGGATTAAGACAAATAAATCCCGGAGTCGACTGTCATTATCATAACTTTGCTGTAGACAAATCAAGATGTAAAGAGGTTATAGATTCTGATAAAATTGACTCAATCATTAGTTGTCAGAGTGAGAAGCAGAAAGAGCAGCTGGCCCAACATGATCTATCCATACCTGTTTATATTGAAGGtccatttgttgtttattatCGACTCAAAAAGGTACAATATTATGTCATGAGGGCCAACCCATCACAAGCCAAGGTGGAAGAGCCTCAAAATCAAAGAACAACTATAGTGTCAGACAAAGAATGGTGGTCACAGTTTTATGGGGTTGACTATCAAACAAGTAAACCATACTGTGGAAAAACCTTACAGTTTTACCCAGAAGAAGACTTTTTCCCAACAGTCGATATTGTTGATGGGTACGGTGACAAGAAAAGTGAGGAAATATCATTAATTGATAGCGATACACAATCAGCAGAGGGTCCTGTGTATGCAATTGCTTGTACGGACTACAGTTCCCCTGTTGCATTACAAAGCTGGGTGCGTGGTTTAATTCTAGATAATCCTGTACTGCGTGAAGCCAGTGTTGTTTTTCGGGAAGAACAGTCATTCATGTTAAATGCACCAAAAGATGACCCAAATGAAAGtgattatgaaaatattgacataagagatatttaa
- the LOC143459912 gene encoding major facilitator superfamily domain-containing protein 3-like: MAQYKIFILLSLLYYLQAIPYGIQVKVLPIYLYDILGYPIGLVTKISLLMSPWIFFKPIAAYGIKSHRASLIAIVTSLLFMGLLHFLLFSIAPASGTDPNLSSIAVIFLFVNCFTVLLDAATDRLAMSAACSFKDLKFLGISNSIQIICYKCGATFGGIVLYTLGYSHIHSLFMLVTVICFASVVVVLTIFPEKSVSRGSPHMSKISTKWFSDVLEMISVNYTLPLIAYVLLYKLGEMGAMTIHPMLLMQNGVPRDTVSLLSSLISISTSLVGSLVGGLICSIHKTTDPIITLLKMLLVFSLMRCLPLCLQFNNITSFYATFLFYCLLPLLGGIVSTLTFTLMMTVSCQVNDRLKAIHYAIISAIEVTGKLIFSSYSGYLNDNFGNTQLYLFFILLTIVAVIPLYQMYRQWCKHVKLE, from the coding sequence atggcgcaatataaaatatttattttattatccCTTTTGTATTACTTACAAGCAATTCCTTATGGAATACAAGTGAAGGTACTTCCTATATATCTATATGATATTTTAGGCTATCCTATTGGTTTGGTCACAAAGATAAGTCTATTAATGTCACCTTGgatattttttaaaccaattGCAGCTTATGGAATTAAGTCTCACAGAGCTTCATTGATTGCGATTGTAACAAGTTTGTTATTTATGGGTTTATTGCATTTTCTGCTCTTTTCAATTGCACCTGCTAGTGGCACTGACCCAAATTTATCGTCAATTGCTGTGATTTTTCTCTTCGTTAATTGCTTTACTGTTTTGTTAGATGCAGCAACTGATCGTTTAGCAATGTCAGCAGCTTGTTCATTTAAAGACCTAAAGTTTCTCGGTATAAGCAATTCCATTcaaattatttgttataaatgtGGAGCAACATTTGGGGGAATAGTATTATATACGCTGGGGTACAGTCATATTCATTCTCTATTTATGCTAGTTACAGTAATTTGCTTTGCTtcagttgttgttgttttgacCATATTTCCTGAGAAGTCTGTATCTCGTGGGTCACCACATATGTCAAAGATATCTACAAAGTGGTTCTCAGATGTTTTGGAAATGATTtctgtgaattacacattgcCATTAATTGCTTATGTACTGCTGTACAAGCTCGGAGAAATGGGTGCAATGACCATACATCCAATGCTTTTGATGCAAAACGGTGTCCCTCGTGATACGGTATCATTGCTATCATCACTCATTAGCATTTCCACGTCACTTGTTGGTTCCTTGGTCGGGGGTCTAATCTGTTCCATTCACAAAACGACTGACCCAATAATAACATTACTAAAAATGCTTTTGGTTTTTAGTTTGATGAGATGCCTTCCACTGTGTCTTCAATTCAATAATATTACTTCATTTTATGcaacgtttttgttttattgtttgttaccGTTACTTGGTGGCATTGTTAGTACTTTAACATTTACACTGATGATGACTGTATCCTGCCAAGTGAATGATAGATTAAAAGCTATACATTATGCAATAATATCAGCGATCGAAGTAACCGGAAAGTTAATATTCTCATCGTATAGTGGGTATTTGAATGATAATTTTGGTAATACCCAGCTCTACCTGTTCTTTATCCTACTGACAATAGTTGCAGTCATACCATTGTACCAAATGTATAGGCAGTGGTGTAAGCATGTAAAATTGGAATAA